The genomic stretch TTTTACCAAAATTAACCGCCGAACAAAACGATCATCACCGATCGTTTATACTCACGTTTTCGCAATGTCGGGGATCGATGGTTGTCGAGTTCAAGCTGGTCTTGTTCGCCTCTGCGATCATTGATATGTCAAGCATTTCGCAGAACGTCGGTGGTCCCTTGGTGTCGTCGTAACCGATGTCATCGAAATTTTCTATTATCGTGAACAACTGTGGCAACCATAAGCGTATCGTGTTGAGCCTGGAAGAAAATGGATAAGACAGTCGTGCGAGTGACAGACAATTGATCCAACTGTTTCCACTCACGCCAGCATCCCTCCGAATTGAATGCTGACTACCAGCAACAGCTTGACCAAATGCGGCATCAGGAAAAGCGGCTTCATCTGCTTCAGACCCTCGCTAAATCCCTTCAAAACACCTCGCCATCCATCCAGTGAATCCGAGCTCATCGATTGCTGCATGCTCTTCCTCGATCCGTAAATGTTCTTCTCGTTTTCAAGCGAGATCACCTAACGAAGGGAGCAAAGGATCCGTCAACAGACTGTCTTCGACAGAGGCACGACGTAATAAGGAAATAAGGTGAAACAATGTGCATACGCTTTAGTTGAACCAGTCAGACAACATATCCAATAagattgatattttattctttaGTGTTTGTGGTATTaattttgcaacttttttgACGCCAGAAACTGGCATTTTCAGCAAACAGAATATACGGCAATAAATAAGTAACATCGAGTAACCTATTTACGTGATTTTGGATATGCGGAGACTGAGATAAGATCGGTGTTCAATTCCGACACACTTTATTTCCTTACATTACGATTAACGGTAAGGACACCGTTTACTAACTGGGTATGTTTCCGGGGGTTTGCCGGTGTTCATGGTGTACATCTTTCTGAATACCAGAAGAGCCTCGTCGTTCTGACCCCTCGACATTAGGAACTTGGGCGACTCGGGAAAGAATATTATTGCCATGAAGCCGACCAGCGTTGGAAGCCCGCAGAGGGTCAGGAAGAGGCGCCAGGAGTTGTAGACAAAGAGGCCATCTAACAAGACTATCTCCCAGGTATGCGGTATCACGCTCCATGCGAGAACTGCAACATTGCATACGGACGAGTTGCATTGCGATAATTGCGATCCTGACTTATCGCTACCGAGCCAATCGCGCCTGATGAGATAACGCGACATATCTCTGTATATAATATCGTCGGTTAATCTTGTAAGTGTGGATTATTCATACGTGGAACGGCGATGTTTCCAACGGTGGAGAACAGCCCGAGGAATAGCATAGCTCTCGAGCGATGTTTTTCACCGTGAAATTCGGCGCAATAACACATCGATATTGCGTACGGGCCGTTCATGCTGTGGCGAAAAGAGGAGATAGTAGTTGTAGTTGGTTCATGAATCTTGGATGGCGTTTCATCGGATAGCGGTATTCccgatttcatttcataattcGAAACCTACATGCAGCCGCTGGCGAACTTGAAGACCAGCAGGACccaaaaattttgcgaaaataCTCCACTCATTACGTTGCAGAGGGAGTCAGCCAGGTAGCCGTAGATCAGCAGCTTTTTTCTACCGTAGACGTCCGAGACGAAGCCCCAAACCATCGCCGTGCTTATCGTGCCTGTTGACAAAATCGTCGTTTCTACGGTTATCTCTGTCTCAAGATAATTGCGGGTTATGCTTCGAACGGAGAAGATATCGTAACGGCAGTTACTTTGCTTTAATTGTCACACACGTAACTGTCAATCGCATCCTGATAAACATATTTCTagaatttttcctttcaaaCGATCAAGTTTCCACCGGTTGGACGTATCGGTAATCACTCACCGGCGTACGTGATGGCGTTTAAAACGCCTTTGTGAATTAGCGCCAAGCCAAGGTCGCACTCGGCCGATGGTAAGATCATCGACATGTTGGAAACGTCGAATATGCTCCCCCATGACGGCAGGAACATGGCGAGCATGAGCAGGTAGTTGTACTTTCCATATCCAGTCGCGGTCATGGCGGTTTCAAAATCCGCCCTCTCCAGTCCCTCGCATTCCGCTGTAAGTCAGAAACGTTTATTGCAGCAAACTGCGCACGGTGTCGAGGATataaggaaaaaattgttattcaagCGGTGGAAATTTGCAAATATAACTTATAGGTATACGCGAATTGCATCATGCTTATTTACGAATTCAATCCAGCTGCAGGCCGAGCTGAAGAAAATCTCATCAAAAATCACTGTGCTAAAGTCTGACTCGGCACGTTTCGCAACGCAACATATCACGTAATCAAATGCCccttgaaatatttgcatcaaTATGTATAACGCGTATTACTTAATTCAGTTGCCAAAATAATCTCCCGTGTAACTTATACACTCAATTGATCCACCCGTGACCTCAATTACGAAAGTTGTAATTGATGTTGATTAGATATAGCCGTGACGCGTGTCTTCTTGTCCGACAATGCTGACACAGCTATCGTTTACGTCGTGTGTAAACACAAATTACATCGCAATTACTACATTCATCAGAActatgattttttacttttatttttctgacTTTTTACCCTGCAACTTCGGTATAATTCGTCTTTAAATTTGATAGAAAACGTTTGCAGCTATGATCTTGAGGCGACGATTGAATTCGGTGATCAGGTGCAAGGTTTCGTCTCGAACCGATCTGCAGACAAGGTCGTTCGTTTGGCGCCCTTCCTGCAATATCACGggaataaattatcgaaatgCCGCTGGGCGCGTCTGACTCTCTGCTATaatgtcgtttttttttcttttttattggAATCGAAAGTACGATCGAGGTTGGTTGAACTTGTTAGTCATCTTCGAATGGACGAAATCTCGTCGTTCGAGAATTGTGGTTTGCTTGGTTTTAATGTCTGAAAAAGTAATTCGCACCGGGCAATTTCCGAATGGAAAAATCAGGGCATGCACGTATATTGAATATTTGTACTTGAGAGTTCAGGAAAATGGAAACTTTCACTTCGTTCACTGACGTTGGTTCGAAACGCGACGGGGAACGTgccgagtaaaatttttctacatcgTAACTTACCAGCCCGACGGGAATGGCAATTATTAGAATATTGGGTATACTCACAGTCGCATTCTTCGTCACTGTCAAGGTTGTCACTGAGCCGTTCGAGCGCGACAGAAACACCGAATCGTTGACCATTGATGTTCATATTTCAACGATGACACTTGTGCGCCACCACCTTCGGACGATCGTTACCGATACTGGGGAATATAGAAAAAGCAGGAGAAATGTAGATGCAGTGATTACTTGCGAACCCTGACATTTGTGACACATTCCACTCCTTCGGAATCCCGCCTGAAGTGAACGGAATCGGTATAGTCACCGTCATTATATACGCAACCGAGACACACGCGGCTTTCCCGTCAATTTAAATAGGTATACAACACGCCGATGAACAACTCGCTTCCATCGAACAGGTGTACAAACACATCTACATCCATGCATTTGGCACACTCGTATTATCTCGTGTTTACTTTAATTCGTCTGCTTTTTAACTGCGATTCCCCATTTTCGGACCGGCGCGGCGGCGCGGATAAGGAAAAACATTTATCCCGGACTGAATTAGTGCGCGACTGCTTCGTACACGGAATGCTGATTTAATTAATCCCGTAACGCCTCGTTTGTTCCCGGGACCTTTGCTGTATGAAGATCAACACGGCTATATGAACTTCGCCCGTTTTCGGCAGAATCGCCAAAATCGtcgttaaaattcaaattagtAGTGAACCGTTAGTAGGTTGTAAAAACCAATTTCGCAAACCGGGATGTCTCGGTTGTAATGTCAGACTTTTGGCAAAGGAAAAATTCTACAACTTGAAATATTCTTGCCATCGtcttatttttcgttaaacATGTATGGGTGTTTCTCCACCAACTcagccacttttttttttcattctctcggATCTGTTCCATAATTGGTTGTACGGTAGCACTACTTAAAGGTACtcattgtgaattttttcagagtttttaatttactggtttcgaaaatgttttttttttctccccctctTAAGCTTGCATATCATCAAAGTTTAAagtcggacaaaaaaaaatattgacataaaaaatttttttttttctataaattatttaatgcAATATATGTTATAATTGCATTAACTAGTTCATAGAAAAACATGACTTTTTTatgccaacattttttttgtcctaCTTCAAACTTTCATTatatactgaaaaaattcacagagagTACCTTAAAGTAGTAGGTAATACTACATAACTAATTACGAAACAGATTCgaggtgataaaaaaaagtggctGCGGTCGCggagttatatatatatatcggtAAACAGTCGGCAATGGAAATTGGCGTACTGTTGtacgaatataattttaaattggTCAGCGGCAGTCATATATTAATAATGTGTTTAGATACCGTTTTGTAAAAGAATCCtgtattgttataatttatacaaaattgaaacacACCTGTTATTTTTCAGTTATAAACTCTGCACACTTCACTAAATATCGGCGGTTGTTTCTCTCCTGAAATGAATTGTTGTTGGTTAACTCTTAAATAATCTCATTGATAAAAGCGTGAGAGGATTAACCCTTTAACAATCGTATTAAAATACTATCGAATAATTCTCTATCTAGGTAAAACTCACGGCGTCTTGTCCATTTGTCGTTTGCTTTGCAAACTCGAGAATTCGATTCTGACAGTGCACGCGGTATCGCAAATGTATCTACCGAATGATATATGTTATAATCTATCTTATAATATtagtaaaaatgatgaatcgGGTTAATCTCAAGGTCCTTTCATTATTTGGCATAGCGCGTAATTTCTGCCGGCTCATCGTTGTTGTTATAAATCCTACCAGATTATCGtctaataattaatcattgaCAAGTCTGTTGAGAGGcagctgaattttttcacctgaaCATGCACAAGTTTTGGATTGTAATATTTGCCCACTTCGCTCGACtctgatataaaaattgtgcATGCGTGGCGCAGGGGGTAACCACGTGGCTTTTAAGATTCCCTTTCAAGAGACGGCATTAacggaaaggaaaaaaagaaatcaagccCTTACAGGTCACGTGGTCACTGCCTCCGCCAACACATATATACGCAATTTTTATCTGAACCGAGCTCATAGCGGGCAAATTACAGTGAGCCAAGAGAATACACTGTTGGATTACGAATTCTTCGAACTGCATGTGACACCGATACGTTTATTGAAAGGCTTGAAACATCGCCTGGTCAACGATACCTGTATACGGTTCGCCCAACTGATTTTTCCAGCCGATTCAAACGGCGCACGTCAGTTTGGAATATCGAAGGAGAACGACTCTGGATGCGGTAGAAATGCGTGAAAGCGATAGTAGTACACGGATTTACGATTATatactaatttttattattcactcAATTTGTTTATCGCGGATATAAAATGCCCTCATGCCACCGTTTGAAACGATCGATTATCTCAACGTAGTTTCAACTAATGGCATCGAGAATATGCAGAAATACTAGTTCCAACTCCCCTCTCAGAACAGGTATAACAACGTGTCTTATTTTTATCTCGGGCTGTTGACgctgtcgatttttttaataactgaGAACCGGATTAATCGGCTCGGAATTTGAATACCGTACCACGTACGTACGCACGACACCTGACTGCCAATAACTCACTTTTATCAATCACTATTGTGTACGTGCAACGATCGGAAGATCTGCCAGGAGTTTACCAGCGGATCGGGATAGGCCAGCCTCCTCACCTTTCACtgttttatcaaaaaaacaGGTATTCAAATTAGCCGGGAAAAAACAACGAGAAGAACTCAGCACTCCGTGGATTGTTGACGTCCGTTACGCTGTCTGCAGACGTTCGCATTCAGGCATTCGGCATATTTTGCAGAAACTGCACAGGCAGCTGAGTAACGAGATTCCCCTGGACCCTTCTAATCGATGTTCATCGACGTATCGTTTACCAGTATCAGAACCGAGTGGGGTATGTCCGATATTTCTCGATCGATGACCGTGTTACCGA from Neodiprion virginianus isolate iyNeoVirg1 chromosome 3, iyNeoVirg1.1, whole genome shotgun sequence encodes the following:
- the LOC124300378 gene encoding synaptic vesicle glycoprotein 2B-like isoform X2 is translated as MTATGYGKYNYLLMLAMFLPSWGSIFDVSNMSMILPSAECDLGLALIHKGVLNAITYAGTISTAMVWGFVSDVYGRKKLLIYGYLADSLCNVMSGVFSQNFWVLLVFKFASGCIMNGPYAISMCYCAEFHGEKHRSRAMLFLGLFSTVGNIAVPLLAWSVIPHTWEIVLLDGLFVYNSWRLFLTLCGLPTLVGFMAIIFFPESPKFLMSRGQNDEALLVFRKMYTMNTGKPPETYPVISLENEKNIYGSRKSMQQSMSSDSLDGWRGVLKGFSEGLKQMKPLFLMPHLVKLLLVVSIQFGGMLALNTIRLWLPQLFTIIENFDDIGYDDTKGPPTFCEMLDISMIAEANKTSLNSTTIDPRHCENMVVDESVYINIVVICIVSTVFFIFMSAVVNILGQKNILLICYGVSMICAVSLNWSANTMLTLFLSCLFVALTNISVNALIAVTVDLFPTTLRTMSVSLIMMIGRSGSLIGNLLFSVLLLHGCVAPLMSIAGLLLVCVLLTLFIPKPAGGLK
- the LOC124300378 gene encoding synaptic vesicle glycoprotein 2B-like isoform X1 encodes the protein MNINGQRFGVSVALERLSDNLDSDEECDSECEGLERADFETAMTATGYGKYNYLLMLAMFLPSWGSIFDVSNMSMILPSAECDLGLALIHKGVLNAITYAGTISTAMVWGFVSDVYGRKKLLIYGYLADSLCNVMSGVFSQNFWVLLVFKFASGCIMNGPYAISMCYCAEFHGEKHRSRAMLFLGLFSTVGNIAVPLLAWSVIPHTWEIVLLDGLFVYNSWRLFLTLCGLPTLVGFMAIIFFPESPKFLMSRGQNDEALLVFRKMYTMNTGKPPETYPVISLENEKNIYGSRKSMQQSMSSDSLDGWRGVLKGFSEGLKQMKPLFLMPHLVKLLLVVSIQFGGMLALNTIRLWLPQLFTIIENFDDIGYDDTKGPPTFCEMLDISMIAEANKTSLNSTTIDPRHCENMVVDESVYINIVVICIVSTVFFIFMSAVVNILGQKNILLICYGVSMICAVSLNWSANTMLTLFLSCLFVALTNISVNALIAVTVDLFPTTLRTMSVSLIMMIGRSGSLIGNLLFSVLLLHGCVAPLMSIAGLLLVCVLLTLFIPKPAGGLK